In Flavobacteriaceae bacterium, the following proteins share a genomic window:
- a CDS encoding phosphoesterase translates to MNRRKFIKQTFWGTIGAGFCTGLYAWQIEPFWLEFVKKKMPISNLPKSLVGKTLMQISDIHVGNRFDYNYIIDSFKKAQEFKPDFVAYTGDYVSYENEEQFKQLGEVLKYIVKGKIATVGILGNHDYGKNWSEQKVANQISSQLTNSGITLLKNSQTDFEGLNIIGFDDYWGLNFAPEKIMSNYDKTKANLLLCHNPDVCDLDVWNGYQGWILSGHTHGGQCKPPFLKAPMLPVKNKRYSQGEIDLGDGRNLYINRAIGHLWQVRFNVRPEITIFELEEV, encoded by the coding sequence ATGAATAGAAGGAAATTTATAAAACAAACTTTTTGGGGAACTATAGGCGCTGGGTTTTGCACAGGACTTTATGCCTGGCAAATTGAGCCTTTCTGGTTAGAATTTGTTAAGAAAAAAATGCCTATTTCTAATTTACCTAAAAGCCTTGTTGGTAAAACACTAATGCAAATAAGCGATATTCATGTTGGCAATCGTTTTGATTATAACTACATTATTGATTCATTCAAAAAAGCTCAGGAATTTAAACCAGATTTCGTTGCTTATACTGGAGATTATGTGAGTTACGAAAACGAAGAGCAATTTAAACAACTAGGTGAAGTTTTAAAATATATAGTTAAAGGAAAGATAGCAACAGTAGGAATACTTGGAAATCATGATTATGGCAAGAATTGGTCGGAACAAAAAGTAGCAAATCAAATTTCATCTCAATTAACAAATTCCGGTATCACCTTATTAAAAAATTCACAAACTGACTTTGAAGGATTAAATATTATTGGCTTTGATGATTATTGGGGCTTAAATTTTGCTCCAGAAAAAATAATGAGTAACTACGATAAAACAAAAGCAAATTTGCTTTTATGCCATAACCCTGATGTTTGTGATTTAGATGTTTGGAATGGTTATCAAGGTTGGATTCTTTCTGGGCATACTCATGGTGGGCAATGCAAGCCTCCATTTTTAAAAGCACCAATGTTACCAGTAAAGAATAAAAGGTATTCGCAAGGAGAAATAGACTTAGGGGATGGTAGAAACCTCTATATTAATAGAGCCATTGGACATTTATGGCAGGTAAGATTTAATGTAAGGCCCGAAATCACAATATTTGAACTCGAAGAGGTATAA
- a CDS encoding LytTR family transcriptional regulator — protein sequence MMLFRENKQLTAFIFLFLAGLIIASAILFQTYTINSSYEKPSPLMVFPTLFFYLSFSIIAFIFPWSWKKAKETVYLKIIFIILTCLVFIIGFILISSVLEWATSKREYSLWKGFMFTLYHSSILIFFIYALISCLLYFIGVTKEKPILKEYLTTIPIKKRGETFFINISEIQLFEANDNYISIYTIGNNQYLIRKTLSKLEEQLDPLVFQRIHRKYLVNLNYVKSTKVDPNGGYFIYLQFERTVKMSKSYKEKLKLLFPKNNS from the coding sequence ATGATGCTTTTTAGAGAAAACAAACAGTTAACTGCATTTATTTTTTTATTTCTTGCAGGTCTTATAATAGCTTCTGCTATATTATTTCAAACTTATACTATTAATTCTAGTTATGAAAAACCATCTCCTTTAATGGTCTTTCCTACTCTATTTTTTTATTTGAGTTTTTCTATTATCGCATTTATATTTCCTTGGAGTTGGAAAAAAGCAAAAGAGACAGTCTATTTAAAAATAATATTTATCATTCTCACATGTTTAGTATTTATTATAGGATTTATATTAATCTCATCTGTATTAGAATGGGCTACCAGTAAGAGAGAATACTCTCTTTGGAAAGGTTTTATGTTTACTTTATATCATTCTAGTATTTTAATATTTTTTATTTACGCTCTCATTTCGTGTCTACTCTACTTTATAGGAGTGACTAAAGAAAAGCCTATTTTAAAAGAATATTTAACAACTATTCCTATTAAAAAAAGAGGAGAAACTTTTTTTATAAATATTAGTGAGATTCAGTTATTTGAAGCAAACGACAATTATATTTCTATCTATACAATTGGTAATAATCAATATCTTATTAGGAAAACCCTAAGTAAACTTGAAGAACAATTAGATCCGTTAGTTTTTCAACGTATCCACAGAAAGTATTTAGTTAATCTTAATTATGTTAAGTCCACCAAAGTTGATCCAAATGGTGGTTATTTTATTTACTTGCAATTTGAAAGAACTGTAAAAATGAGTAAAAGTTATAAGGAAAAACTCAAGTTGTTGTTTCCAAAAAATAATTCATAA
- a CDS encoding DNA-binding response regulator, whose amino-acid sequence MNCIIIDDEATARIVINQLCSNIPTLNVVEEFSNAIEAIKYLNQKEIDLIFLDIHMPGFTGFDFIQTLKKPPKIILTTSDSNFAIEAFEYDCIVDYLVKPIVFPRFEKAIQKAEKYVVKVNNDTLVSSSVETTSENDLYINIDRRLIKIDIPSIYLIEAKGDYINVKTEDNNYTVHSTLKKIEEKLPDSLFLKIHRSYIINVKKIIDIEDNSVLIKKDVIPVSRSNRPELMKRLNLL is encoded by the coding sequence ATGAATTGTATAATAATAGATGATGAAGCTACAGCAAGAATTGTAATTAATCAATTATGTAGCAATATACCTACTCTTAATGTAGTTGAAGAATTTTCAAATGCTATTGAAGCTATAAAATATTTAAATCAAAAAGAGATAGATCTTATTTTTTTAGATATTCATATGCCAGGATTTACAGGCTTCGATTTTATCCAAACTTTAAAAAAACCTCCTAAAATTATCTTAACAACATCAGATTCTAATTTTGCAATTGAAGCTTTTGAATATGACTGTATTGTAGATTATTTGGTTAAACCAATTGTATTTCCACGTTTTGAAAAGGCCATTCAAAAAGCTGAAAAATATGTTGTTAAAGTAAATAATGATACTCTTGTTTCTTCTAGTGTAGAAACAACATCTGAGAATGATCTTTATATTAATATAGATAGGCGTCTTATAAAAATTGATATTCCTAGTATTTATTTAATAGAAGCTAAAGGAGATTATATTAATGTAAAAACTGAAGACAATAATTATACAGTACATTCAACATTAAAGAAGATTGAAGAAAAATTACCAGACTCTTTATTTCTTAAAATACATCGTTCATACATTATTAATGTGAAAAAGATTATTGATATTGAAGATAATAGTGTTTTGATTAAAAAAGATGTAATTCCTGTAAGTCGATCTAATAGACCTGAGCTAATGAAACGCCTAAACTTACTTTAA
- a CDS encoding DUF4114 domain-containing protein, giving the protein MNKLLLLIAIISASPLVAQNYQFLGSYTSNGTPLYLENPGDTVSVETQELISSSLPESYPVPDYNPHYISSGYDTDIIIEDQADVWVTFVSEGAGYRNVLGFYTYDVNNPSQTPPTPEEITIIFPNVSALGSGGGLQVGDKVKIGTFAPDTGIGWVLLANAWSSNSSSVGNGLWQLHSNPDFNPESQEDLRHHNVLLLDPDNERVILGFEDIRRDYSSCDNDFNDAVFYVTANPYEAIKTTNYADVDSATDVTSGNDGGLESNGDLASLIAKRNFKRKQRGTVNNIKSSQAAYFPNVSLSAENTENNLSLEDYLPHTGMFGTETAFVSSPEDLLEITNANEIFSIDFYEEENRVSAVLATATEGSIYDHSKVICDRLNNSSLEDVRTVIVRGHQIISSKIKRATGETEYTLSFSVKLGETSNQLFSFWNIAQYPEGDYYNFQIWGGSFSQVFSISNHIIDTLTNEKPLTSEVLDDVTPSVFVKSGYYSNGNITLNIINKVNAESAIFNGSIASTEVSDRYTLSQQINLNGDWNESITISVGTLFDIGFSLSTNQSSQQDALYLADGPWGLDYLEDYATIDSFFVDNQEVDYSDDTYEIERQPSVSGIVKGNVNLFRHLLPGDQTLDISDYETLQFNIINNEPIEIVLMPESLLDWNNRLRYTIQANSEETYYSISLNDFVDASGNSLEIEDVKTIVFSVIGDYETYIPFSLEINNLVFGIEETLSISDTILKTKSLKNYPNPFNTTTTIELPSSSMLYADIKVVDMLGRIVDEQHIKIVSNNKEIRYTVPNLSQGLYKYILNDDLNNRYIGTFVIK; this is encoded by the coding sequence ATGAATAAATTACTACTCTTAATAGCAATTATAAGTGCATCACCACTTGTTGCTCAAAATTATCAGTTTTTAGGAAGCTATACTTCTAACGGAACACCTTTATATCTAGAAAACCCAGGCGATACTGTTTCTGTAGAAACACAGGAACTAATTAGTAGTTCTCTGCCAGAAAGCTATCCTGTTCCAGATTATAACCCACATTATATATCATCAGGATACGACACAGATATTATTATAGAAGATCAAGCCGATGTTTGGGTAACTTTTGTAAGTGAAGGTGCTGGTTATAGAAATGTGTTAGGTTTTTATACCTATGATGTTAATAATCCGTCACAAACTCCTCCAACTCCAGAAGAGATTACTATTATTTTTCCAAATGTTTCGGCATTAGGAAGTGGGGGTGGATTACAGGTAGGAGATAAAGTGAAAATTGGAACCTTTGCTCCTGATACAGGAATAGGCTGGGTTTTATTAGCTAATGCCTGGTCATCAAATTCAAGCTCTGTTGGTAATGGTCTGTGGCAGTTACATTCAAATCCAGATTTTAATCCAGAGAGCCAAGAAGATTTAAGACATCATAATGTACTATTATTAGATCCAGATAATGAACGAGTTATACTAGGGTTTGAAGATATAAGAAGAGACTATAGTTCATGTGATAATGATTTTAATGACGCGGTATTTTATGTCACAGCAAATCCTTATGAGGCAATTAAAACGACTAATTATGCAGATGTTGATAGTGCTACAGATGTTACGTCTGGAAATGATGGTGGATTAGAAAGTAATGGAGATTTAGCAAGTTTAATTGCTAAAAGAAATTTTAAAAGAAAACAAAGAGGTACTGTTAATAATATAAAAAGTAGTCAAGCAGCTTACTTTCCTAATGTTTCTTTGTCTGCAGAAAATACTGAAAATAATTTAAGTTTAGAAGATTATTTACCACATACAGGGATGTTTGGAACCGAAACTGCATTTGTTTCTAGCCCAGAAGATTTATTAGAGATTACTAACGCCAACGAAATATTCTCGATAGATTTTTATGAAGAAGAGAACAGGGTATCTGCAGTTTTAGCCACAGCAACAGAGGGCTCTATTTATGATCACTCTAAGGTAATCTGTGATCGATTAAATAATTCAAGCTTAGAAGACGTGAGAACAGTAATTGTTAGAGGACACCAAATTATTAGCTCTAAAATAAAACGAGCTACAGGAGAAACAGAATATACATTAAGCTTTTCGGTTAAATTAGGAGAAACATCCAATCAATTATTTAGTTTTTGGAATATTGCTCAATACCCGGAAGGAGATTATTATAATTTTCAAATTTGGGGAGGCTCTTTTTCTCAAGTATTCTCAATAAGTAATCATATCATTGACACCTTAACAAATGAAAAACCGTTAACAAGTGAAGTATTAGATGATGTAACGCCATCCGTGTTTGTTAAATCTGGATACTATTCCAACGGTAATATCACTTTAAATATTATTAACAAAGTAAATGCAGAATCTGCGATTTTTAATGGAAGCATAGCTTCAACTGAAGTTTCTGATCGTTATACTTTATCACAGCAAATAAATTTAAATGGAGATTGGAATGAATCTATAACAATTTCAGTAGGAACGCTATTCGATATCGGTTTCTCATTAAGTACAAACCAATCAAGTCAACAAGATGCATTGTATTTAGCAGATGGTCCTTGGGGTTTAGATTATTTAGAAGATTATGCTACTATAGATTCCTTTTTTGTGGATAATCAAGAGGTAGATTATTCGGATGATACTTATGAAATTGAACGACAACCTAGCGTTTCTGGTATTGTTAAAGGTAATGTGAATTTGTTTAGACACTTGCTACCAGGTGATCAAACTTTAGATATTTCAGATTATGAAACTTTACAATTTAATATTATAAATAATGAACCTATAGAAATTGTATTAATGCCAGAAAGTTTACTGGACTGGAATAATCGTTTACGGTATACAATTCAAGCAAACTCAGAAGAAACTTATTACAGCATTTCATTAAATGATTTTGTAGATGCTAGTGGTAATTCCTTAGAAATAGAAGATGTTAAAACGATAGTGTTTTCTGTAATAGGAGATTATGAAACATATATACCTTTTAGCTTAGAGATTAACAATTTAGTTTTTGGTATTGAAGAAACATTATCCATTTCTGACACTATTTTAAAAACAAAATCTCTTAAAAATTATCCAAATCCATTTAATACAACAACAACAATTGAACTACCATCTTCTTCAATGCTTTATGCGGATATAAAAGTGGTTGATATGTTAGGAAGAATTGTAGATGAACAACATATAAAGATAGTGTCGAATAATAAAGAAATTAGATATACTGTTCCAAATTTGTCTCAAGGACTCTATAAGTATATACTTAACGATGATTTAAATAATAGATACATAGGAACATTTGTAATAAAATAA
- a CDS encoding response regulator: MKNNLKVLLIEDDTIEVMKLKRTISKLQLDHTLIEANNGDDALKILKQKDSLPNIILLDLNMPKISGIEFLSILKDDEKLKHVPTIILTTSNNKKDLLECYKIGVSGYILKPLKYEEYVSKIEKVLSYWSINELIEF; encoded by the coding sequence ATGAAAAATAATTTAAAAGTATTGTTGATTGAAGATGATACTATTGAAGTTATGAAATTGAAAAGAACAATTTCGAAATTACAATTAGATCATACACTAATAGAAGCTAATAATGGAGACGACGCACTTAAGATTTTAAAACAAAAAGACAGTTTACCTAACATTATTTTGTTGGATTTAAATATGCCTAAAATTAGTGGTATTGAATTTTTATCTATTTTGAAGGATGATGAAAAATTAAAGCATGTTCCAACAATTATTCTAACCACATCAAACAATAAAAAAGATTTATTAGAGTGTTATAAAATAGGTGTTTCTGGATATATTTTAAAACCATTAAAATACGAAGAATATGTATCTAAAATAGAAAAAGTGTTATCTTACTGGAGTATTAACGAATTAATAGAATTTTAA
- a CDS encoding SRPBCC domain-containing protein, whose amino-acid sequence MNREISKKIKIRQTPKKIYRSLITPSSITHWWEAKSAIVIEEIGGIYVISWGNNIDDPDFTTVSKIAELTPNKQISLEYLSYKAKLGKLPFTSKMNVQFTINKIDSTVSELTVKQSGIPTEKIADDYYNGCISGWESVLMNIKRFCESL is encoded by the coding sequence ATGAATAGGGAAATCTCTAAAAAAATTAAAATCAGACAAACTCCTAAAAAAATTTATCGTAGTCTGATAACACCATCTTCAATTACTCATTGGTGGGAAGCAAAATCAGCAATAGTCATTGAAGAAATTGGAGGGATATATGTAATATCTTGGGGTAATAATATAGATGATCCAGATTTCACAACAGTTTCAAAAATAGCAGAATTGACACCAAACAAACAAATTTCTTTAGAGTATTTATCGTATAAGGCAAAACTAGGTAAATTACCATTTACTTCTAAAATGAATGTTCAATTTACAATCAATAAAATAGATTCAACAGTTTCAGAACTTACCGTCAAGCAATCAGGAATTCCTACTGAAAAGATTGCAGATGATTATTATAATGGATGTATATCTGGTTGGGAAAGTGTTTTGATGAATATTAAAAGATTTTGCGAATCTTTATGA
- a CDS encoding PAS domain S-box protein, with protein sequence MSQDQIDILQRALHREKLARKQAEKILEEKSLALFNTAQELKEANHKLEFLLDEKTVQLQGVFENINDAYLVMDIKGNVIKMNDAAIELFGYNVENESINVTKLIYKEDYRYAIQSFKELVKKGFFTDYTARVFTKAKEVKWVHINASIIYNKQKEPVAAQGIIRDITEAKFSANLIEEQKEALEKSNDELQEYAHIVSHDLKSPLRSIDALVNWIKEDNKEKFDEVSLQNFELIESTLEKMEQLISDILNYSSLGNNNETEEVDLNVLVTDLKQILFVPEHISIDILNKLPIIRGDKTKLQQLFQNLMSNAIKFNDKKKGVIEIDVSEKKLFYQFSIKDNGIGIDKKYHSKIFKIFHALNDNKKSSGIGLSIVKKIVDLFNGRIWVDSKLGIETTFYFTLKKV encoded by the coding sequence ATGAGCCAAGACCAAATTGATATACTACAACGAGCTTTACATCGAGAAAAATTAGCTAGAAAACAAGCAGAGAAAATTCTTGAAGAAAAATCATTAGCACTTTTTAATACAGCACAAGAATTAAAAGAAGCCAATCATAAATTAGAATTTCTTTTAGATGAAAAAACAGTACAATTACAAGGTGTTTTCGAGAATATTAATGATGCCTATCTAGTAATGGATATTAAGGGCAATGTTATTAAAATGAATGATGCCGCCATTGAACTTTTTGGTTATAATGTTGAAAACGAAAGTATTAATGTAACTAAGCTTATTTATAAGGAAGATTATAGATATGCAATACAATCGTTTAAAGAATTAGTTAAAAAAGGATTCTTTACAGATTATACTGCAAGAGTTTTTACAAAAGCAAAAGAAGTTAAATGGGTACACATTAATGCATCCATCATTTATAATAAACAAAAAGAACCTGTTGCCGCTCAAGGTATCATAAGAGACATTACAGAAGCTAAGTTTTCTGCAAACTTAATCGAAGAACAAAAAGAAGCATTAGAAAAAAGTAATGATGAGCTTCAAGAATATGCCCACATCGTATCACACGATTTAAAATCTCCGTTGCGAAGTATCGATGCATTGGTTAATTGGATAAAAGAAGATAATAAAGAAAAGTTTGATGAAGTTAGTCTTCAAAATTTCGAATTGATTGAAAGTACATTAGAAAAAATGGAGCAATTGATTTCAGATATTTTAAATTATTCAAGCTTAGGTAACAACAATGAAACTGAAGAGGTTGATTTAAATGTGTTAGTTACAGATTTAAAACAAATCCTATTTGTTCCTGAGCATATCTCTATAGATATACTTAATAAACTACCAATTATTAGAGGAGATAAAACCAAATTGCAGCAATTATTTCAGAATTTGATGAGTAATGCCATAAAGTTTAATGATAAAAAGAAAGGAGTAATTGAAATTGATGTTTCAGAAAAGAAATTGTTTTATCAGTTTTCAATAAAAGATAATGGGATAGGGATAGATAAAAAATATCATAGTAAGATTTTTAAAATCTTTCATGCTCTTAATGATAATAAGAAATCTTCAGGTATTGGTTTATCTATTGTGAAAAAAATTGTCGACCTATTTAATGGAAGAATTTGGGTAGATTCAAAACTAGGAATAGAGACTACATTTTATTTTACATTAAAAAAAGTATAA
- a CDS encoding glycosyltransferase, with amino-acid sequence MRLAIVTAYPPSKVTLNEYAYHLVKHFRQKEAITELILLTDRTEAAKDISFTETGCKITIRACWSFNSYKNIVSVTRAITQSQPDTVLFNLQFMKFGDNKIAAALGLMLPLVCKLKRIPNIVLLHNILEEVDLNTAGFTSNKFMKNVYNFIGTSLTRLILQADVVAVTMQKYVTILQNKYNVKNVVLIPHGTFEIPLEVSQYDLSEGPLQIMTFGKFGTYKKVEPLIEAVEKVREATQLNLEVVIAGTDNPNVPGYLKRVKEKYKHISQLRFTGYVKEKDVPVLFKESAVVVFPYTSTTGSSGVLHQAGSFGKAVVMPDIGDLALLVKDEGYQGEFFDPACIDSLAKAIEAIVINDVYRKRLERANFKAATAYPMQKITEMYIQQFQDIIENKKQVKKSESFSSVN; translated from the coding sequence ATGAGATTAGCAATTGTAACAGCATATCCACCAAGTAAAGTAACACTTAATGAGTATGCCTATCATTTAGTAAAACACTTTAGGCAAAAAGAAGCTATTACAGAACTTATCCTGTTAACAGATAGAACTGAAGCTGCAAAAGATATTTCATTTACAGAAACGGGTTGTAAAATTACGATAAGAGCGTGTTGGTCATTTAATAGTTATAAAAATATTGTATCTGTTACTCGAGCAATTACACAATCTCAACCAGATACAGTATTGTTTAACTTACAGTTTATGAAATTTGGAGATAACAAAATTGCTGCAGCTTTAGGATTAATGTTACCATTGGTGTGTAAGTTAAAACGAATTCCAAATATTGTGTTACTACATAATATTTTAGAAGAAGTAGATTTGAATACTGCAGGGTTCACATCAAATAAATTTATGAAAAACGTTTATAATTTTATAGGAACAAGCTTAACACGACTAATTTTACAAGCAGATGTGGTAGCGGTTACAATGCAAAAATATGTAACCATTTTACAAAATAAATACAATGTTAAAAATGTAGTGTTAATACCTCATGGCACTTTTGAAATACCTTTAGAAGTGTCACAATATGATTTATCGGAAGGACCTTTACAAATTATGACTTTTGGAAAATTTGGAACTTATAAAAAAGTTGAACCTCTGATTGAAGCTGTTGAAAAAGTGAGAGAAGCAACACAACTTAATTTAGAAGTTGTTATTGCTGGTACAGATAATCCAAATGTGCCTGGATATTTAAAGCGTGTAAAAGAAAAATATAAGCATATTAGTCAACTGCGCTTTACAGGTTATGTTAAAGAAAAAGACGTCCCTGTTTTGTTTAAAGAAAGTGCCGTAGTTGTTTTTCCATATACATCTACCACAGGAAGTTCGGGAGTATTACACCAAGCGGGTAGTTTTGGTAAAGCTGTAGTAATGCCAGATATAGGAGATTTAGCACTGCTTGTAAAAGACGAGGGTTATCAAGGTGAGTTTTTTGATCCTGCTTGTATAGATAGTTTAGCAAAAGCTATTGAGGCTATTGTAATTAATGATGTTTATAGAAAACGTTTAGAACGAGCAAATTTTAAAGCAGCAACGGCGTATCCTATGCAAAAAATAACAGAGATGTATATCCAACAATTTCAGGATATTATTGAAAATAAAAAACAAGTAAAAAAATCAGAATCTTTTTCTTCAGTTAATTAG
- a CDS encoding sugar isomerase: MITVINTLKKRLSPEQLFMLSTLIVNGGNYAYNLFLGRILGPEQFADAAVLITFLLVLSFVAMTFQLVTAKFSAFFEMSLLISFISKIYRNALTVGIVLGALIIVFAQQLQIVFKTSTSSMFVIFGIGVPLYFLMSVNRGAFQGQSQFKLLSITYQSEMLSRLLITLGLIALFKIQSSVIISLGILVSLGFGLLPFKLKRISLKKSQLISLAKTKQIRYFFIITAFYELTQIIINNSDILLVKHYFEAYEAGLYASLALIGRIVYFVAWMFVMLLLPTVVKLKKEGEATAPILFKYISYIAVIASVIVLSSLLFPEIMISMLFGNSYLGIAPLLWKYALATSLFAISNIFAYYYLSLDKYIPVIFSGIFGVLQMTLVTFFHNTLAQVVNMQIIAMILLLIIQILFFIIDYKLQHKKKDI, from the coding sequence ATGATTACTGTAATTAATACACTCAAAAAAAGGTTGTCTCCTGAGCAATTATTTATGCTTAGCACGTTAATAGTTAATGGGGGTAATTATGCGTACAACCTTTTTCTTGGGCGTATTTTAGGCCCAGAGCAATTTGCAGACGCAGCAGTATTGATCACTTTTTTATTAGTATTATCGTTTGTAGCAATGACATTCCAATTAGTAACAGCAAAATTCTCAGCATTTTTCGAAATGAGTTTGTTAATAAGTTTTATCTCTAAAATTTATAGAAATGCTTTAACAGTTGGCATTGTTTTAGGAGCTTTAATTATTGTATTTGCTCAACAATTGCAGATAGTATTTAAAACATCTACTTCAAGTATGTTTGTTATTTTTGGTATAGGTGTACCCTTATATTTTTTGATGAGTGTAAACAGAGGTGCCTTTCAAGGGCAATCTCAATTTAAACTCCTATCTATAACTTACCAATCGGAAATGTTAAGTCGATTATTAATTACTTTGGGTTTAATCGCCTTATTTAAAATTCAATCTTCGGTAATTATTTCATTAGGTATCTTAGTTTCATTAGGCTTCGGATTATTACCTTTTAAATTAAAAAGAATAAGTTTAAAGAAAAGTCAATTAATTAGTCTAGCAAAAACAAAACAAATACGTTACTTTTTTATAATTACTGCATTTTACGAATTGACCCAAATCATAATTAACAATAGCGATATTCTTTTAGTAAAACACTATTTTGAAGCTTATGAAGCAGGTTTGTATGCCTCTTTAGCACTTATTGGGCGAATTGTTTATTTTGTTGCCTGGATGTTTGTCATGTTATTATTACCTACTGTAGTAAAACTAAAAAAGGAAGGTGAAGCTACGGCTCCAATTTTGTTTAAGTATATAAGCTATATTGCAGTAATAGCTTCAGTAATTGTTTTAAGTAGTTTACTTTTTCCAGAAATAATGATCTCAATGTTATTTGGTAATAGTTATTTAGGGATAGCTCCATTATTATGGAAGTATGCTTTAGCAACGAGCTTGTTTGCAATTTCAAACATCTTTGCATATTACTATTTGTCATTAGATAAATATATCCCTGTTATTTTTTCAGGAATCTTCGGAGTGTTACAAATGACTTTAGTTACTTTCTTTCATAATACCTTAGCACAAGTCGTAAATATGCAAATTATAGCGATGATATTACTATTAATCATACAAATTTTATTTTTTATTATAGATTATAAGTTGCAACACAAAAAGAAAGATATCTAA
- a CDS encoding Hpt domain-containing protein: MEQPNLYYINDLSSGDAAFKNKIIAVIKSEFPEEKSIYLKNIKSKDYKKAAENVHKLKHKISILGLEKSYALAVEFENDLRDDNLDLKDDFNTVLQIITDYLNIL; encoded by the coding sequence ATGGAACAACCTAATCTATATTATATTAATGATCTGAGCTCAGGAGATGCAGCATTTAAAAATAAAATAATAGCAGTTATTAAATCTGAATTTCCTGAAGAGAAATCTATTTATTTAAAGAACATTAAATCTAAAGATTATAAAAAAGCAGCAGAAAATGTTCATAAACTTAAACATAAAATTAGTATTTTAGGGCTTGAAAAAAGTTATGCCCTAGCTGTAGAATTCGAAAATGATCTTAGAGATGATAATTTAGATCTTAAAGATGATTTTAATACTGTTTTACAAATCATAACAGATTATTTAAATATACTGTAA
- a CDS encoding TlpA family protein disulfide reductase produces MEKIVQIIGEYAFFFDHYGNYVLIPLFIVILITDWKVSKLNFSNLKKKILRTSLSISAIILGALIYMTNFSLKPMISSLAKVDNAIGTEMVHFEYLNVANNEIETLEDHNGKIVLLNFWGTFCPPCIKEFPDLKKLETQFSEDLVVIAISDENSEKIKQFILKIESPSIIGMQKNYQWINPEKFLPLSVIIDRGKIKERFFGRKTYKNLVEIIEQVKKEH; encoded by the coding sequence ATGGAGAAAATAGTACAAATAATTGGAGAATATGCTTTCTTTTTTGATCACTATGGTAATTATGTTTTAATTCCTTTATTTATAGTTATTCTCATAACAGATTGGAAAGTTTCGAAATTAAATTTTTCTAATCTAAAAAAGAAGATATTACGAACCTCTTTAAGTATCTCAGCAATTATTTTGGGAGCTTTGATTTATATGACAAATTTCTCTCTCAAACCAATGATAAGTTCGTTGGCAAAAGTTGATAATGCTATCGGAACAGAAATGGTCCATTTCGAGTATTTAAATGTTGCTAATAACGAAATTGAAACGCTAGAAGATCATAATGGAAAAATTGTACTTTTAAATTTTTGGGGTACTTTTTGCCCTCCATGTATTAAGGAATTCCCGGATTTGAAAAAATTAGAAACCCAATTCTCTGAAGATTTAGTTGTCATAGCTATAAGTGATGAAAATTCAGAAAAAATTAAACAGTTCATTTTAAAAATAGAAAGCCCTTCTATTATTGGGATGCAAAAAAACTACCAATGGATTAATCCTGAAAAATTTCTACCTCTTTCTGTTATTATTGATAGAGGGAAAATAAAAGAGCGTTTTTTTGGTAGGAAGACATATAAAAATTTGGTTGAAATTATAGAACAAGTTAAAAAAGAACATTAA